The proteins below are encoded in one region of Paeniglutamicibacter cryotolerans:
- a CDS encoding amidohydrolase yields MAIETADLVLKNGTIETMDEGERRVSALAVRNGRILAVGEAAEAAIGAGTRVIDLEGAFVMPGLQDVHNHHMLAGQLDLFELDKPPTLSLDGFLAAIAEYSATLAADAWVVGGSWGSGLLNELNTVDALARLDAATGGRPALFKDDSKHNRWANTRALDLAGITAETPDPDGGQILRDKNGAATGVLIEAGGVLVEKALALLSPTTTEQLSRAAARGIEILHSYGITAFQDAATSLQLMRALKALDDDGQLKAWVTSSMAANDFIFGTTPLGEGIIEHREETRSPHHRPDFIKIFLDGVPPAGTAAFIEPYLKDVGFGDCHCGGTTMPAEDLEHWLMSTAERGISAKIHCTGDASVRLVLDTVEKVRAAGHHEVRYHIAHGQFIQPDDIARFAQLDVTADISPTLWFPGVISEAIATVLSPERGNKMHPNRALLDAGTRIAGGSDWPVSVSPNVWEGIYGLITRQDPSGEFPGTLWAEQAVSLRDALRIYTIDSAEAMGVADQAGSLEVGKSADFVILSADPGAIDVDGIRFITARQTWFAGELVFEAAEVAAAAAS; encoded by the coding sequence GTGGCGATTGAAACAGCAGACCTCGTACTGAAGAACGGCACCATCGAGACCATGGACGAGGGCGAGAGGCGGGTCTCCGCGCTCGCCGTGCGCAACGGCCGCATCCTAGCCGTCGGGGAGGCCGCGGAGGCGGCCATCGGCGCGGGGACCCGGGTCATCGACCTGGAGGGCGCCTTCGTGATGCCGGGACTGCAGGACGTGCACAACCACCACATGCTGGCCGGCCAACTGGACTTGTTCGAACTGGACAAACCGCCAACGCTGAGCCTCGACGGATTCCTGGCTGCCATCGCCGAGTACTCGGCCACTCTCGCTGCCGATGCCTGGGTAGTCGGTGGCAGTTGGGGTTCGGGACTGCTCAACGAGCTGAACACCGTCGACGCGCTGGCGCGGCTGGACGCGGCCACCGGCGGGCGCCCCGCCCTGTTCAAGGACGACAGCAAGCACAACCGCTGGGCCAACACCCGGGCCCTGGATTTGGCCGGCATCACCGCCGAAACCCCCGACCCCGACGGCGGGCAGATCCTGCGCGATAAGAACGGGGCCGCCACCGGCGTGCTCATCGAGGCCGGGGGAGTCCTGGTCGAAAAGGCATTGGCGCTGCTGTCGCCGACCACCACCGAGCAGCTTTCCCGGGCTGCTGCACGCGGCATCGAAATCCTGCATAGCTACGGCATCACCGCCTTCCAGGACGCCGCCACATCGCTGCAGCTGATGCGGGCGCTGAAGGCACTCGATGACGACGGGCAGCTCAAGGCCTGGGTCACCAGCTCCATGGCTGCCAACGACTTCATCTTCGGCACCACCCCGCTGGGTGAGGGAATCATCGAGCACCGCGAGGAAACCCGCTCGCCGCACCACCGCCCGGACTTCATCAAGATCTTCCTGGACGGGGTGCCGCCGGCAGGCACCGCGGCGTTCATCGAGCCCTATCTGAAGGACGTCGGATTCGGTGACTGCCACTGCGGCGGCACGACCATGCCAGCCGAAGACCTCGAGCACTGGCTCATGAGCACCGCCGAGCGTGGCATCTCCGCCAAGATCCACTGCACCGGCGACGCCTCGGTACGCCTGGTGCTGGACACCGTGGAGAAGGTCCGCGCAGCCGGCCACCACGAGGTTCGCTACCACATTGCCCACGGCCAGTTCATCCAGCCCGATGACATCGCCCGTTTCGCGCAGCTGGACGTCACGGCGGACATCTCGCCCACGCTCTGGTTCCCGGGCGTGATCTCCGAGGCCATCGCCACCGTGCTCTCGCCCGAGCGCGGCAACAAGATGCACCCCAACCGCGCGCTGCTGGACGCAGGCACCCGCATTGCCGGCGGCTCGGACTGGCCGGTCAGCGTCTCCCCGAATGTCTGGGAAGGCATCTACGGGCTGATCACCCGGCAGGACCCGTCGGGCGAATTCCCGGGAACGCTCTGGGCCGAGCAGGCCGTTTCCCTGCGTGACGCACTGCGGATCTACACCATCGACAGTGCCGAGGCCATGGGTGTGGCAGATCAGGCCGGTTCGCTGGAGGTCGGCAAGTCGGCGGACTTCGTGATCCTCTCTGCAGATCCGGGCGCGATCGACGTGGACGGCATCCGCTTCATCACCGCGCGGCAGACCTGGTTCGCCGGCGAGCTGGTCTTCGAGGCTGCCGAAGTTGCTGCGGCAGCCGCCAGCTGA
- a CDS encoding AraC-like ligand-binding domain-containing protein, translating to MNASTGSVSSVRSTVVDSFSDWHDLVSDSFVPLRVQSKDPVTFRGSMKSRSLDDLAVVEVSASGHSVERTESLIARSDRPYFKLNLQLSGTGILVQDNREAVLRPGDLAVYDTNRPYTLAFESDARTLVLMFPHDAVDLPAGLLGRLTATRMAGDQGMGQMVSPFMTQLAQNLDVLSGPSGSRLARNTVDLLSTMFAAELDLLRDGATSPQEELLNRVRRFIEANLSDPALSPSSIAAAHFISVRHLHSVFRVAGTTVAHWIRTVRLENCRRELRDPLLAHHPVSGIAARWGFMDAAHFSRIFQTAYGEPPSAQRQAALLSR from the coding sequence ATGAATGCCTCAACAGGATCCGTCAGCTCCGTTCGATCCACTGTGGTCGATTCGTTTTCCGATTGGCATGACCTCGTTTCCGATTCATTTGTTCCCTTGCGCGTGCAATCCAAGGACCCCGTCACATTCCGCGGAAGCATGAAATCCCGGAGCCTGGACGATCTGGCGGTCGTCGAGGTCTCCGCCTCTGGACACAGCGTGGAACGCACCGAGTCCCTCATTGCGCGTTCGGACCGCCCCTATTTCAAGCTTAACCTCCAGCTGTCTGGAACCGGGATCCTTGTCCAGGACAACCGCGAGGCAGTGCTGCGGCCCGGCGACCTGGCCGTCTACGACACCAACCGGCCCTACACATTGGCCTTCGAATCGGATGCCCGAACGCTGGTGCTGATGTTTCCCCATGATGCGGTGGACCTCCCGGCCGGATTGCTGGGTCGGCTGACGGCAACGCGGATGGCCGGGGACCAGGGCATGGGGCAAATGGTCAGCCCGTTCATGACCCAACTGGCGCAGAACCTCGACGTGCTGTCGGGACCCAGCGGCAGCCGGTTGGCCCGCAACACGGTTGACCTGTTGAGCACGATGTTCGCGGCCGAACTCGACCTGCTGCGCGATGGTGCCACCAGCCCGCAGGAGGAACTGCTGAACCGGGTCAGGCGTTTCATCGAGGCGAACCTCTCCGACCCGGCATTGTCGCCGTCGAGCATCGCCGCCGCCCACTTCATTTCCGTCCGGCACCTACACAGCGTTTTCCGGGTGGCCGGAACCACTGTGGCTCATTGGATCAGGACGGTGCGCCTGGAAAACTGCCGCCGCGAGTTGCGCGACCCGCTGCTGGCCCACCATCCGGTCAGTGGCATCGCCGCCCGATGGGGCTTCATGGACGCAGCCCACTTCAGCCGCATCTTCCAGACCGCGTATGGCGAGCCGCCCAGTGCCCAACGGCAGGCTGCGCTGCTCTCCCGGTAG
- a CDS encoding SDR family NAD(P)-dependent oxidoreductase encodes MTDMKTTTHTAIVTGGSRGIGRAIVKRLSADGARVLTCGRGERPDELDDAVLWFSGDVSSPADAQRMLAVANDAFGPVSLLVNNAGVQVEKTLMDTTDRDWELVLGVNCTGVFNMSRAVLPQMTEHGGVIINVGSISGDVADGSMAAYNASKAFVHGLTRSIAVDHGPHVRCNAVQPGWIMTEMAEDAFALARDPEAARRDGLARTPAGRFGQPVDIANAVAWLASEESDFITGQCITIDGGLTVASPMTPGAF; translated from the coding sequence ATGACGGACATGAAAACCACCACCCACACCGCGATCGTCACCGGCGGCAGCCGCGGAATCGGCCGTGCGATCGTCAAGCGGCTTTCCGCAGATGGAGCCCGGGTACTGACCTGCGGACGGGGCGAACGCCCCGATGAGCTAGACGATGCTGTCCTGTGGTTCAGCGGAGACGTGTCTTCGCCGGCCGATGCCCAACGCATGCTCGCCGTCGCGAACGATGCTTTCGGGCCGGTGAGCCTGCTGGTCAATAATGCTGGTGTACAAGTCGAAAAGACCCTGATGGATACCACCGACCGGGACTGGGAACTGGTCCTGGGCGTGAACTGCACCGGGGTATTCAACATGTCCCGCGCGGTACTTCCCCAGATGACCGAGCACGGCGGCGTGATCATCAACGTGGGCTCCATCTCCGGGGACGTGGCCGATGGTTCCATGGCCGCCTATAACGCCTCGAAGGCGTTCGTGCATGGACTGACCCGTTCGATCGCCGTCGATCACGGACCGCACGTCCGCTGCAACGCCGTCCAACCGGGGTGGATCATGACCGAAATGGCAGAAGATGCCTTCGCCCTGGCCCGGGATCCAGAGGCCGCGAGACGTGATGGCCTCGCCCGCACTCCGGCGGGCCGATTCGGTCAGCCGGTGGACATCGCCAACGCCGTAGCCTGGTTGGCATCTGAAGAATCCGATTTTATTACCGGTCAGTGCATCACCATAGACGGCGGCCTGACGGTCGCCTCGCCCATGACCCCTGGAGCCTTCTAA
- a CDS encoding 3-hydroxyacyl-CoA dehydrogenase NAD-binding domain-containing protein: MSTSDADIGTGSIERVASLGGGVIGQSWTALFLAAGKKVSVFDPDPSAPERVRAAVAEAWPILEQLGLAENGSPDNITFCADAREAVDGADFVQESVPEQVALKHELYGLIEPVLGSGTIVASSASGLTLTEMQAGWRDPSRFILGHPFNPPHLIPLVEVMGNDRTAAGVVDAASRFYESIGKVTIEIKREVPGHVANRLQAALWREAIHLINEGVASVEDVDKAVSAGPGLRWAAMGPTQLFHLGAGDGGLSAFCDRYTESFNRWFDDLGTPHLDAATVSRLVAGLSANEEPHSIEELARRRDALIARMVALKASQEVLGGTR; this comes from the coding sequence ATGTCAACTTCTGATGCTGATATCGGCACGGGGAGCATCGAACGCGTCGCAAGCTTGGGCGGGGGAGTCATCGGTCAAAGCTGGACGGCACTCTTCCTGGCCGCCGGCAAGAAAGTCAGCGTCTTCGACCCCGATCCATCGGCGCCTGAACGGGTCAGGGCGGCCGTGGCGGAAGCGTGGCCGATACTTGAACAACTGGGGCTTGCCGAGAACGGTAGCCCAGATAACATCACCTTCTGCGCTGATGCCCGCGAGGCGGTAGACGGGGCGGACTTCGTCCAGGAAAGCGTCCCGGAACAAGTCGCGCTGAAACATGAGCTCTATGGGCTCATCGAACCGGTGCTGGGCAGCGGAACGATCGTGGCATCATCGGCCTCCGGGCTCACGCTGACCGAAATGCAAGCCGGCTGGCGGGACCCGAGCCGTTTCATCCTGGGTCATCCCTTCAACCCGCCACATCTGATCCCGCTCGTCGAAGTGATGGGCAACGACCGCACCGCGGCCGGCGTGGTCGATGCGGCCAGCCGGTTCTACGAATCGATCGGGAAAGTCACGATCGAGATAAAGCGTGAAGTTCCTGGACATGTCGCGAACCGGCTGCAGGCCGCACTCTGGCGCGAAGCGATTCACCTGATCAACGAGGGAGTGGCCAGCGTCGAGGACGTCGACAAGGCGGTCTCCGCGGGCCCGGGTCTGCGCTGGGCTGCCATGGGGCCGACGCAACTCTTCCATTTGGGTGCCGGGGACGGTGGCCTGAGCGCATTCTGTGATCGGTACACCGAGAGCTTCAACCGGTGGTTCGACGACCTGGGTACGCCACATCTGGATGCTGCAACGGTATCGCGTCTGGTGGCAGGGCTTTCCGCAAACGAGGAGCCGCATTCCATCGAGGAGCTGGCCCGTCGCCGAGATGCATTGATCGCCCGGATGGTTGCCCTCAAGGCGTCCCAGGAGGTCCTGGGCGGAACTCGATGA
- a CDS encoding TetR/AcrR family transcriptional regulator: MKMSAEPGKKIHREQLILDAVLTLLAQHGISGVSMRAVASEAGVSLGLVNYYYSDKISLMAAVLERVEKDDMSIVTPDPDKSAEENLRLALHQVNSPKFLTTDYVSLRLQLWALAPSHPSFEEINTRAQKRYRQGLSVLIRAARPELSLSDANKLATDIDIIQNGVWLTSLLGVGRPAVKRATELCETIAFS; encoded by the coding sequence ATGAAGATGAGCGCCGAACCTGGAAAGAAGATTCACCGGGAGCAGCTCATTCTCGATGCCGTTCTCACGCTGTTAGCCCAGCACGGGATATCCGGTGTGAGTATGCGTGCCGTCGCCAGTGAAGCCGGCGTTTCCTTGGGTCTTGTCAACTACTACTACTCGGACAAGATCTCCTTGATGGCCGCCGTCCTGGAACGTGTGGAAAAGGACGACATGTCCATCGTCACCCCGGATCCTGACAAGAGCGCCGAAGAAAACCTGCGGCTGGCCCTACACCAGGTGAACAGCCCCAAATTCCTGACGACGGACTATGTCTCATTGCGTCTTCAGTTGTGGGCGCTTGCCCCGTCCCATCCGAGCTTCGAAGAAATCAATACCAGGGCCCAGAAACGCTACCGGCAGGGACTCTCGGTCCTCATCCGGGCAGCCCGCCCCGAACTTTCACTCTCGGATGCCAACAAGTTGGCGACGGATATCGATATCATCCAGAACGGCGTATGGCTGACCTCATTGCTCGGTGTGGGGCGTCCCGCCGTGAAGCGGGCCACCGAGCTGTGCGAAACGATAGCCTTCAGTTAA
- a CDS encoding ISL3 family transposase, which yields MRATTLLNRALKFSGTSITNVEFDGHGAVIATVKLTARKKLSCPHCPFATTVGYDTRWAESRWRHLDLGGSPLVLKMLRRRLRCPEHGVVVQAVPFARSNARFTRDFEDLVAWLVTRADKTSVSAFTRIAWRTVGAICERVVEEQLDDTRFENLVHLGVDEISWKKHHNYLTLVSDHETSTILWGAAGKNAATLDQFFTEIGPENTQDIKAVSMDMGAAFIKSVKKNAPQAAICIDPFHCVQLATNALEAVRRAFWQKARELPDKAFAKKYKGNRWALLKNPGDLTEKQGATLKQMEQDGGELWEAYLLKESLREVFAGDLETQDVMGMISAWCDAATTSALAPFRKAAATLRGHMEGIYQAVTRGISNGKHEGLNNKIRTMTRRSYGFHSPEATLALIMLACGPVTTRLPYQK from the coding sequence ATGCGAGCTACCACTCTACTCAATCGCGCCCTCAAATTCAGCGGCACCAGTATCACCAACGTCGAATTCGATGGTCATGGCGCGGTCATCGCCACGGTGAAACTCACCGCCCGGAAGAAGCTCTCCTGCCCGCACTGCCCCTTTGCCACCACGGTCGGATACGACACCCGGTGGGCCGAATCCAGGTGGAGGCACCTGGATCTGGGCGGCAGCCCCCTGGTCCTGAAAATGCTGCGCCGGCGGCTGCGTTGCCCCGAACACGGAGTCGTGGTCCAGGCCGTGCCTTTCGCCCGCTCCAATGCGAGGTTCACCCGAGACTTCGAGGACCTCGTCGCCTGGCTGGTCACCCGGGCGGACAAGACCAGCGTTTCCGCCTTCACCAGGATCGCCTGGCGCACCGTCGGAGCCATCTGTGAACGCGTCGTGGAGGAACAACTCGACGACACACGCTTTGAGAATCTGGTGCACCTGGGCGTGGACGAGATCTCCTGGAAAAAGCACCACAACTACCTCACCCTGGTTTCGGACCACGAAACCTCCACCATCCTTTGGGGAGCAGCCGGGAAGAACGCCGCCACCCTGGATCAGTTCTTCACGGAAATCGGCCCCGAAAACACCCAAGACATCAAGGCGGTCAGCATGGACATGGGAGCGGCATTCATCAAATCCGTGAAGAAGAATGCGCCGCAGGCCGCCATCTGCATCGATCCGTTCCACTGCGTCCAGCTGGCCACCAACGCCCTGGAAGCCGTCCGTCGTGCCTTCTGGCAAAAGGCCCGTGAACTACCGGATAAGGCCTTCGCCAAAAAATACAAGGGCAACCGCTGGGCCCTGCTGAAAAATCCCGGGGACCTCACCGAAAAGCAGGGCGCGACCCTGAAGCAAATGGAGCAGGACGGAGGGGAACTTTGGGAGGCATACCTGCTCAAGGAGTCCTTGCGGGAGGTCTTCGCCGGGGACCTTGAAACCCAAGACGTCATGGGCATGATCAGCGCCTGGTGCGACGCCGCGACCACCAGCGCCCTGGCTCCGTTCAGGAAGGCCGCAGCGACCTTGCGCGGACATATGGAAGGCATTTACCAGGCGGTGACGCGAGGAATCAGCAATGGCAAGCATGAGGGCCTGAACAACAAGATCAGAACCATGACCAGACGCTCCTACGGGTTCCATTCACCGGAGGCCACGCTGGCACTGATCATGCTCGCCTGCGGACCGGTCACCACCCGGCTCCCATACCAGAAATGA
- the betT gene encoding choline BCCT transporter BetT: MHEAPGETGSPAATIDIPQQTRRSRVNLPVFIGSAVIMLIIVIWTMVAPESALDIIGTLSAWTIGNFGWFYVALAAAALVFLIYLALSRYGQIKLGPKYSKPQYSTFAWAAMLFAAGINIDLMFFAVAGPVSQYISPPAAEGGTDAAAREASVWTIFHYGINGWALYALMGLALSYLTYRRNLPLAVRSLLYPIVGKRVKGVVGHSVDIAAILGTIFGVAASLGIGVVQLNFGLQAIFGVPEHIAVQIGLLGFGLLIATISAVSGVDKGIKWLSQLNVVLAALLAVFVLFAGETMYLLNAMVLNIGDYFTSLGSRSTETFAFNPQTEWMGDWTLFFWAWWIAYAAFIGLFLARISRGRTIRQFVGGVLILPFSYIVMWISIYGNAAIGLIRGGNTDFGEIAANFPEQGFYTLLAEYPAFTLVALIATITGVLFFVTTADSGALVMAQLSSHSKDSRDLPRSGLRIFWGVAMALLTAAMMISGGIAVMQSATIIIALPFSFVLIVVMLGLLKSLRREFVTDRGGNPREPRRQGGRARSRRGAGVFPGDESAEDYLDAVAMPAIEELAIELRDRGFEASTQNGHREDAVKTVELTIMASDPQESMLRISLSPRPVAEGVRAAEVLSIYVDGVRQAKVVQDLAYAQLIDYIFDEFVGWSESLGINEEALHTGIAAPEDIGGGYAVDLAAAGEPEPSI; this comes from the coding sequence ATGCATGAAGCGCCAGGCGAAACCGGTAGTCCAGCCGCCACCATTGATATACCGCAGCAGACCCGCAGGAGCCGGGTGAACCTCCCGGTTTTCATCGGCTCCGCGGTCATCATGCTGATCATCGTGATCTGGACCATGGTGGCGCCCGAGTCGGCCTTGGACATCATTGGCACGCTCTCGGCTTGGACCATTGGAAACTTCGGCTGGTTCTATGTCGCCTTGGCTGCCGCGGCCCTTGTCTTCCTGATCTACCTGGCGCTGTCCCGATATGGGCAGATCAAGTTGGGCCCCAAGTATTCCAAACCCCAATACAGCACGTTTGCCTGGGCCGCCATGCTTTTTGCCGCCGGCATCAATATCGATTTGATGTTCTTTGCCGTGGCCGGCCCGGTCTCCCAATACATCTCCCCTCCGGCAGCCGAGGGAGGCACCGACGCTGCGGCGCGAGAGGCAAGCGTCTGGACGATCTTCCACTACGGGATCAACGGGTGGGCGCTTTATGCGCTGATGGGATTGGCCCTTTCATACCTCACCTACCGCAGGAACCTGCCGCTGGCCGTACGTTCCCTGCTCTATCCCATCGTCGGCAAGCGCGTCAAAGGCGTGGTGGGCCACAGTGTCGATATCGCAGCCATCCTGGGCACCATCTTCGGCGTGGCAGCATCGTTGGGAATCGGCGTGGTGCAGCTCAACTTCGGCCTGCAGGCCATCTTCGGCGTACCCGAACACATCGCGGTGCAGATCGGGCTGCTCGGCTTCGGCCTTCTGATAGCAACGATCTCGGCAGTCAGCGGCGTGGATAAGGGCATCAAATGGCTATCCCAGCTCAACGTCGTGTTGGCCGCACTCCTGGCGGTCTTCGTGCTCTTCGCCGGAGAAACGATGTACCTGCTCAACGCCATGGTCCTGAATATCGGCGACTACTTCACCTCTCTCGGCAGCCGCTCCACGGAGACCTTTGCCTTCAATCCACAGACCGAATGGATGGGAGACTGGACGCTGTTCTTCTGGGCCTGGTGGATCGCCTACGCCGCGTTCATCGGACTCTTCCTCGCCCGCATTTCCCGTGGACGTACCATCCGTCAGTTTGTGGGAGGCGTCCTGATTCTTCCCTTCTCCTACATCGTGATGTGGATTTCGATCTACGGCAACGCCGCCATCGGACTGATCCGCGGGGGCAACACGGACTTCGGTGAAATCGCCGCGAACTTCCCCGAACAAGGCTTCTACACGCTTCTTGCGGAGTACCCGGCATTCACCCTCGTCGCCTTGATCGCCACGATCACCGGAGTACTCTTCTTTGTGACCACCGCTGATTCCGGGGCGCTGGTCATGGCACAGCTCAGCTCCCATTCCAAGGATTCGCGTGATTTACCGCGCTCGGGTCTTCGGATATTCTGGGGAGTTGCGATGGCCCTGCTCACCGCGGCAATGATGATTTCCGGCGGCATCGCCGTCATGCAGTCGGCCACGATCATCATCGCGCTTCCCTTCAGCTTCGTCTTGATCGTGGTGATGCTTGGCCTGCTCAAGTCCCTGCGCAGGGAGTTCGTCACCGATCGTGGAGGCAACCCCCGTGAACCTCGCCGGCAGGGTGGCCGAGCCCGGTCCCGTCGCGGGGCAGGCGTATTCCCCGGTGACGAATCCGCAGAAGATTATCTGGATGCCGTTGCGATGCCGGCGATCGAGGAACTCGCCATCGAACTCCGCGACCGTGGCTTTGAGGCATCCACGCAGAATGGTCATCGGGAGGATGCGGTGAAGACGGTGGAGCTGACGATCATGGCTTCAGATCCTCAAGAGTCCATGCTGCGCATCAGCTTGAGCCCCCGGCCAGTTGCCGAAGGAGTGCGTGCAGCAGAGGTGCTCAGCATCTACGTCGATGGAGTCAGGCAAGCCAAAGTGGTCCAAGACCTGGCCTATGCGCAATTGATCGACTACATTTTCGATGAGTTTGTCGGCTGGTCTGAATCGTTGGGTATCAACGAAGAAGCACTGCATACAGGCATAGCCGCACCCGAGGATATCGGAGGAGGCTACGCCGTGGACCTGGCAGCTGCAGGGGAGCCGGAGCCCTCCATCTAA
- a CDS encoding VOC family protein — MGSSSTSRIDSTGNVVDLDHTSFAVHNALEWGMRLRRDLGATPIIGEALSEFRYLLLYLGSAAQGARIELIEPTGPGFLQRNLEKRGEGPHHITFTVPDVGVAVAAARSLGLTVVGEHYEHPPWREAFIMPDPVHGVVIQLAQSERSYPLPKELLSTRTRNIDELPSVLGATEPLWWADVWDAEPSALGTLGKTHLGSTDRTASQQLFGDVLGGSETRDGDSLTFAWPSGAIQVNVGETAGIQGMSLSGTGLDELFIGSVRLGDFD; from the coding sequence ATGGGCTCGTCATCCACCTCCCGCATCGACTCGACCGGCAACGTCGTCGATTTGGACCACACGTCGTTTGCGGTTCACAACGCACTTGAGTGGGGAATGCGCCTCCGCCGGGATCTGGGTGCGACGCCGATCATCGGTGAGGCACTTTCCGAATTCAGGTACCTGCTGCTCTACCTCGGATCGGCCGCCCAAGGAGCCCGCATCGAACTGATTGAACCCACCGGGCCGGGCTTCCTCCAGCGGAACCTGGAAAAGCGCGGCGAGGGGCCCCACCACATCACGTTCACCGTGCCCGACGTGGGCGTTGCCGTCGCAGCAGCCCGCTCGCTGGGACTGACGGTCGTGGGGGAACACTATGAGCATCCACCCTGGCGCGAAGCGTTCATCATGCCGGACCCCGTTCATGGCGTTGTCATTCAACTCGCCCAGTCCGAACGCAGCTACCCCCTTCCGAAAGAACTGCTGAGCACACGAACCCGCAACATTGACGAACTGCCCAGTGTCCTGGGTGCCACTGAACCCCTGTGGTGGGCCGATGTGTGGGATGCCGAACCATCCGCCCTCGGCACCTTGGGGAAAACGCATCTGGGGTCAACGGACCGTACTGCCTCCCAGCAGCTCTTCGGGGATGTACTGGGTGGGTCGGAAACCCGGGACGGGGATTCACTGACTTTCGCTTGGCCTTCCGGTGCCATTCAGGTCAACGTCGGTGAAACAGCGGGAATCCAGGGCATGAGCCTGAGCGGCACAGGCCTTGATGAGCTGTTCATCGGTTCGGTCCGGCTTGGCGACTTTGATTAA
- a CDS encoding SDR family NAD(P)-dependent oxidoreductase, which produces MKLSGKTALVTGALGGIGRSIVERFLTEGAVVYATDMAPQQTAPLFDDKNYRYLSMNVTDEDAVMAAMDVVRKEAGELHILVNAAGIEIEKTIEDTTLDEWNLSFAVNVSGTFLTCKHALPLLRHAVGGEITSSIINFGSYDGFIADPGLAAYCATKGAVHALTRALACDHGPEGIRVNAICPGYIDTPMLQSFFNGAGSGGDGKTIDELQQSVRDVHPLRKYGTPKDVANLVTWLASDEAGYASGQLWVLDGGLTAQVQQMR; this is translated from the coding sequence ATGAAGCTTTCTGGAAAAACCGCGCTTGTCACCGGGGCACTGGGCGGAATCGGTCGTTCGATCGTCGAACGCTTCCTCACCGAGGGCGCCGTCGTCTACGCGACAGACATGGCACCCCAACAAACCGCACCACTTTTCGATGACAAGAACTACCGCTACCTTTCGATGAACGTCACCGATGAGGACGCGGTCATGGCAGCCATGGATGTCGTCCGAAAGGAAGCCGGGGAACTGCACATTCTGGTCAACGCGGCCGGTATCGAGATCGAGAAGACCATTGAGGACACGACCCTCGATGAGTGGAACCTCTCCTTCGCAGTGAACGTATCCGGCACCTTCCTGACCTGCAAACATGCTTTGCCGCTACTTCGCCATGCCGTGGGCGGGGAGATCACTTCCTCGATCATCAATTTCGGCTCCTACGACGGCTTCATCGCCGATCCCGGCTTGGCCGCCTACTGCGCCACCAAGGGTGCGGTGCATGCCTTGACGCGCGCCCTGGCCTGCGACCACGGCCCGGAAGGCATCCGAGTCAACGCCATCTGCCCCGGCTACATCGATACGCCGATGCTCCAAAGCTTCTTCAATGGCGCGGGTTCCGGCGGAGACGGAAAAACCATCGACGAACTCCAACAATCGGTCCGCGATGTGCATCCGCTGCGCAAGTACGGGACACCGAAAGACGTCGCCAACCTCGTCACCTGGCTGGCATCCGACGAAGCCGGCTACGCCTCCGGACAGCTGTGGGTCCTCGATGGCGGACTGACGGCCCAAGTACAGCAGATGCGGTAA